One part of the Lemur catta isolate mLemCat1 chromosome 13, mLemCat1.pri, whole genome shotgun sequence genome encodes these proteins:
- the TSC22D1 gene encoding TSC22 domain family protein 1 isoform X7, translating to MKSQWCRPVAMDLGVYQLRHFSISFLSSLLGTENASVRLDNSSSGASVVAIDNKIEQAMDLVKSHLMYAVREEVEVLKEQIKELIEKNSQLEQENNLLKTLASPEQLAQFQAQLQTGSPPATTQPQGTTQPPAQPASQGSGPTA from the exons ATGAAATCCCAATGGTGTAGACCAGTGGCGATGGATCTAGGAGTTTACCAACTGAGacatttttcaatttctttcttgtCATCCTTGCTGGGTACTGAAAACGCTTCTGTGAGACTTGACAATAG CTCCTCTGGTGCAAGTGTGGTAGCTATTGACAACAAAATCGAGCAAGCTATG gatcTGGTGAAAAGCCATTTGATGTATGCCGTTAGAGAGGAAGTGGAGGTCCTGAAAGAGCAAATCAAAGAACTAATAGAGAAAAATTCCCAGCTGGAGCAGGAAAACAATCTGCTGAAGACACTGGCCAGTCCTGAGCAGCTCGCCCAGTTTCAGGCCCAGCTGCAGACTGGTTCCCCGCCTGCCACCACGCAGCCACAGGGGACCACACAGCCCCCCGCCCAGCCGGCGTCCCAGGGCTCGGGACCCACCGCGTAG
- the TSC22D1 gene encoding TSC22 domain family protein 1 isoform X8 yields the protein MDLVKSHLMYAVREEVEVLKEQIKELIEKNSQLEQENNLLKTLASPEQLAQFQAQLQTGSPPATTQPQGTTQPPAQPASQGSGPTA from the exons ATG gatcTGGTGAAAAGCCATTTGATGTATGCCGTTAGAGAGGAAGTGGAGGTCCTGAAAGAGCAAATCAAAGAACTAATAGAGAAAAATTCCCAGCTGGAGCAGGAAAACAATCTGCTGAAGACACTGGCCAGTCCTGAGCAGCTCGCCCAGTTTCAGGCCCAGCTGCAGACTGGTTCCCCGCCTGCCACCACGCAGCCACAGGGGACCACACAGCCCCCCGCCCAGCCGGCGTCCCAGGGCTCGGGACCCACCGCGTAG